GCGCCGGCTTCGGGGGTTCACAACCACGGCTCGGACTGCCTATTGTTGTGCCATGGGAACACTGATTTTTGAGTAGGCGGACGCGTGCGGCCTGGTGCGCCCGGCCCCGTCCCCGCTGATCTCGTCAGAGACACGCAGACCCTCCTCAGAAAGGTTCCAACCAATGACCGACAAAAAAACCTCCGACCCGTCCCAGGATTCGCCTGAGAACCCCGATGCCAAGGGGATACGTGCCGGGCTGACCGAGGCCCAGCGGGCAATGCTCGCCAGCAAGTCCCGCGGCGGTGATTCCGGTTTGCAGAGTGTGGGCAAGAGTCATAAACCTACGCATGCCAGCGGCAAGCAGGGCCCGGCCGAGAAGAAGGTCCGCTGGTAGCACTTCAGGTTGCTGGCGCGTCATCTGTGTGGAAACGCGCTTCATCTGTGTGGAAAGGAAGGAAAAATGGCGAAGCAAAATCCAGGAGCAAGGATCGAACCTGAGGTGGCGGATCACCTCGCCGCAGCCATGCACCAGCAGTCCATGCCCGGGCCGGCCACCATTGCCGTGACCAAGGCCATGACCGGCGAACAGCATTGGCCGGACGGAAACGGCAAGCACCGGCATCCCAAGGAACGGGGTGCAGGCCACAGCCAGGTGGGCAATGAAGCGGCCGTCACTGCTGTGCACCGCACCGGACGCCCGCAACTGCCGCACTCCTCCTGACAGACGGCTGACCCTGAGACGCGGCTGCCCGGCGGATCATGCACCGCTTGGAACAACACGGCCTGGCGACTACCCATAAGGGATTCGCCGGGCCGTTGCCGTGTCCCCGGGAGGCCCGCGCGGCTAGCTTTCCGCCACCACGTCCTCGGCATCTTTATCCAGCCGCCACCCCCGCCATACCGGGTGCCGGAGCTTTCCACTGCCCGTCCACTCGCCGAACGTCACCTCCCCCACCAGCCGGGGCGTGACCCAGCGGGCGTCGGCGGCATCCTCCCGCGGCACGTCCTCGAACGGTGGGGTCTTGCGGGCGAGCTTGTCCACTTTCTGCCGGAGCTCCGCCAGCTCCCGGGTACTGAATCCGCTGCCCACACGGCCTACGTACCGCAGTTTGCCGGCGTCGGGAATGCCCACCAGCAGCGAGCCCACCGAACCCTGGCGGCCGCCCTTGCCCGGCCGCCAGCCGCCCACAACCACCTCCTGGGTCTGTTCGAGCTTGATCTTGATCCAGGTCCGCGTGCGCTGTCCGCTGACGTACCTGCTGTCGGTGCGCTTGGCCATCACGCCTTCGAGTCCCAGTTCCCGCGCGCTTTCGAGGATGTGCTCAATTTTTTCGTCCAGGACCGGCGACAGTTCCACGGGGCAGTCGGACGGACGGTAGAACTGCTCAAGACGTTCCCGTCGCTTGGCGAACGGGAGCCGGCGAAGGTCCTGGCCGGCGTCGGCCAGCAGGTCAAACAGCATGAGCCGGACCGGAATGGCGGCGCGTGCCTTGGCCACGTCACCGGGCCGCGTCAGTTTCATGCGGCCCTGGAGGACGCCAAAGTCCGGTTTTCCGGAAGGCCCGACGGCGAAGATCTCACCATCGGCGATGAACGGACCCTCCGGCCAGCAGGACCGTTCCGTCAGCTCCGGGTAGGTTCCGGTGACGTCGTTCCCGTTCCGGCTGATGATGCGGACCCTCGCGTCGTCCGCAACGACCAGGGCACGTACGCCGTCCCATTTCAGCTCGAATTTCCAGTCGCTGCCCTGCAGGTCGGCAGCGGTCCCGGCTGTGGCCATCATGGGGCTGAAGTCCTCGGCGCGCAGGGGAGGAGCCGGGGTTTTGGCCGCCGGTTCCTGCTCGGCCTTCCCTCCTGACGCGGCGGCGTCCGCTGCTACCTCGTCCCCCTCCGCCGCGTCCCCGTCAGGCGCGTCCGCGTCAGGCCCATCCCCGGCATGAGTTCTTCGTGGATGAAAGGTGTGATGGTCTTTGTCCATGAGGTGGATCAGCCACTGCCCCTCAGCATCCGGTCCGCGGCCCCGGCCGGTGTGGATCAGGGCGAACTTTTTGGTCCCGCCCAGGCCGCCGCCCTCCGAACCGGTGAGCGTGGCGATCACTTCCCTGCCGTTGATCCATTTCTCCAGCTCGTAGGTGCCGTGATCCCAGATGGTGACTTGGCCGGCGCCGTACTGGCCCTTCGGGATGGTGCCTTCGAAGGTGGCATAGTCCAGGGGATGGTCCTCGGTCTGCACCGCCAAATGGTTCTTGCCGCCCGATTCGGGGACGCCTTTCGGCAGCGCCCACGAGACCAGCACCCCCTCGTGCTCGAGCCGGAAGTCGAAGTGCAGCCGGCTGGCGTGGTGCTCCTGAATCACAAACGTGTTCCCGCTTCCTGACGCCCCGGAGAAGGGCTCGGGCGTCGCATCAGGATCCCGCATTGAGCGGTAACGCTCCAGGCGCTGGTGCGCGCCGCCGTCGTGCGTTACCTGTTCGGTGCCGCCCGGGTGCCCGCCACCATGCTCGACGGCGGCGAAAGGGTCCTTGCCTTCCTTCACCCTGCGCATCACGGCCTGGTAGTCGAGGTGGCTGACGTGGGGGGAGCTGATTTCCCGCCAGGTCCGCGGCGCGGCCACCGTGGGAGTGGGCCTGCCGCGGAGCGAGTAGGGCACGATGGTGGTTTTGGCCGCATTGTTCTGGCTCCAGTCCACCAGGACCTTCCCCGTGCGCAGGGTTTTTTTCATGTCGCTGACGACCAGATCGGGGTGGTCCGCTTCGAGGGCCCGGGCCAGTTCGCGGGCGAACGCGGAAATCTGGTCCGAGGTCTGGGAACCGTCCAGGCCGGCATAAAGATGGATGCCCTTGCTGCCGCTGGTTACGGGAACCGTCTCCAGCCCCACGTCCTGCAGGATGGGGCGGGCCAGGAGCGCCACTTCCACGCATTCGGCCAGGCCAGCGCCCTCGCCGGGGTCCAGGTCCAGCACCAGCCGGTCCGGGTTCAGCTGGTTGCCGTGCGAATCCACCTGCCATTGGGGCACATGGATTTCCAGCGAGTTGATCTGGCCAAACCACGTGAGGGTGGCCGGGTCGTTCACCAGGGGATAGTAGATGGTCCGGTCCTTGTGCGTGATGGCGGCACGGGGGAGCCAGCCCGGGGCCGAATCCTCAAGGTTCTTCTGAAAAAACACTTCGCCCGGCTCCGCCGCAGTACCCACGCCGTTGACCCAGCGCTTGCGCGTGGCGGGCCGGTTGGCCGCAGCCGGGATCAGGACATGGGCCACCGCGGCGTAGTACGCCAGGACGTCCGCCTTGGTGGTGCCCGTCTCCGGGTAGATGATTTTGTCCAGGTTGGTGAGCGTCAGTTCCCGCCCGGCAACCCGGACACGTTCCTTAGCTCCGGCCACGGGTCTTCACCTCCGGCCTGCGGTGATGTTCACTTGAGGGATGAGAGCCATCTGGAAAGGTGCCATCGCGTTCGGCCTGGTCAACGTGCCCGTGAAGGTCTACAGCGCTACCGAGGATCATGACATCAGTCTCCACCAGGTCCACAATGCCGACGGCGGCAGGATCCGATACCAGCGCCGGTGTGAGGTCTGCAGCAAGATCATCGACTACTCGGACATCGAGAAGGCGTATGAGGAGGACGGCCGCACCGTGGTGCTGTCCAAGGAGGAGCTCAAGTCCATTCCGGCGGAGAACAGTCACGAGATCGAGGTTGTCCAGTTCGTGCCGTCCGAGCAGCTGGAACCCATGATGTTCGAGAAGAGCTACTACCTGGAGCCGGACTCCAAATCGCCGAAGGCCTACGTCTTGCTGCGCCGGGCCCTGGAGGACACGGACCGGGTGGCTATCGTGCAGTTCGCCCTGCGCGAGAAGACCCGCCTTGGAGCGCTGCGCATCAAGGACGAGGTGCTGGTGCTGCAGTCCCTGCTGTGGCCTGATGAAGTCCGGGAGGCCAGCTTCCCTGCCTTGGATGAGTCCGTCCGGATCTCTGCCCAGGAGCGGGAAATGTCCGCGGCGCTGGTGGAGTCCATGGCCGCTGACTTCGAACCGGACCAGTTCACCGATGACTATCAGGTGCAGCTCCGGAAGCTCATCGAGGCCAAGCTGGAGAAGGGCGATGCGCTCAATACCGACGAAACCTTCGGTGCGGAAGCGGGCGAAGGCGGCAAGGGCGAGGTCATCGACCTGATGGAGGCGCTGAAGCGCAGCCTCGACCGGAAGCGTGGCGGTGCGTCCGCCGCGGCATCCGGGTCTGATGGGTCCGAGTCTGATGAGTCGGGGGCGGACGACGCCGATACTGAAGAAAGTGCCGAAGGTTCCGCCGCGAAGGCTCCCGCCA
The window above is part of the Pseudarthrobacter sp. IC2-21 genome. Proteins encoded here:
- a CDS encoding Ku protein, which translates into the protein MRAIWKGAIAFGLVNVPVKVYSATEDHDISLHQVHNADGGRIRYQRRCEVCSKIIDYSDIEKAYEEDGRTVVLSKEELKSIPAENSHEIEVVQFVPSEQLEPMMFEKSYYLEPDSKSPKAYVLLRRALEDTDRVAIVQFALREKTRLGALRIKDEVLVLQSLLWPDEVREASFPALDESVRISAQEREMSAALVESMAADFEPDQFTDDYQVQLRKLIEAKLEKGDALNTDETFGAEAGEGGKGEVIDLMEALKRSLDRKRGGASAAASGSDGSESDESGADDADTEESAEGSAAKAPARRTAKSAGAKTGAAAKAPAAKSTTAKSTTAKSTGAAKPAAAKSTASKPAAKTAATRSRKGA
- a CDS encoding ATP-dependent DNA ligase, which translates into the protein MAGAKERVRVAGRELTLTNLDKIIYPETGTTKADVLAYYAAVAHVLIPAAANRPATRKRWVNGVGTAAEPGEVFFQKNLEDSAPGWLPRAAITHKDRTIYYPLVNDPATLTWFGQINSLEIHVPQWQVDSHGNQLNPDRLVLDLDPGEGAGLAECVEVALLARPILQDVGLETVPVTSGSKGIHLYAGLDGSQTSDQISAFARELARALEADHPDLVVSDMKKTLRTGKVLVDWSQNNAAKTTIVPYSLRGRPTPTVAAPRTWREISSPHVSHLDYQAVMRRVKEGKDPFAAVEHGGGHPGGTEQVTHDGGAHQRLERYRSMRDPDATPEPFSGASGSGNTFVIQEHHASRLHFDFRLEHEGVLVSWALPKGVPESGGKNHLAVQTEDHPLDYATFEGTIPKGQYGAGQVTIWDHGTYELEKWINGREVIATLTGSEGGGLGGTKKFALIHTGRGRGPDAEGQWLIHLMDKDHHTFHPRRTHAGDGPDADAPDGDAAEGDEVAADAAASGGKAEQEPAAKTPAPPLRAEDFSPMMATAGTAADLQGSDWKFELKWDGVRALVVADDARVRIISRNGNDVTGTYPELTERSCWPEGPFIADGEIFAVGPSGKPDFGVLQGRMKLTRPGDVAKARAAIPVRLMLFDLLADAGQDLRRLPFAKRRERLEQFYRPSDCPVELSPVLDEKIEHILESARELGLEGVMAKRTDSRYVSGQRTRTWIKIKLEQTQEVVVGGWRPGKGGRQGSVGSLLVGIPDAGKLRYVGRVGSGFSTRELAELRQKVDKLARKTPPFEDVPREDAADARWVTPRLVGEVTFGEWTGSGKLRHPVWRGWRLDKDAEDVVAES